In Sulfolobales archaeon, the genomic window GCTTTAACGAGCTATAGAGAAGCGATCCCATACCTGGCCATGAGAATACGGTCTCCGTCACTATCGCTCCTACTAGTAAAACTCCTGTGTTAAACCCTATGAAAGTAGTTATAGGTATGAGGGCTCCTCTTAAGGCATATCTATATAGGATCTTTTTTTCAGACATTCCTATGGCTCTCACGGTTGTTATATAGTCTTGAGCTAGCTCATTGATTATGGCCCCTCTTGTTATCTTAGTAACATACGCTATGTTGAATATAGCAAGTGTTGTGGCTGGGAGGAAGAGATGATATAGTATATCGATATAATATAGTATACCCTCATAGCTCCCTCTGACAGATGTCATCCCTCCTGTAGGAAAGAGACCTAAATATACTGCAAAAGCTATGAGCATAATCTGGCCAAGCCAAAAATATGGTATAGATATTCCTACAATAGATGTTATTGATATGAAGGTATCGATAGCCCCTTTTCTAGAGGCTGCGAGCACCCCTAAGAATATTCCTAGAGCTGATGCTATGGCCATGGCGCTAAATACTAAAAGAAATGTAGCTGGAATCCTACTTATTATAAGAGATACTACAGGCTCTGATCTCAGATATGAATAACCCAAGTCTCCTCTAAGCACATTTCCTATGTATATGAGAAGCTGTTCATGTAAAGGTTTATCAAGGCCAAATTTCTCCCTTACAGATCTTATAAACTTTTCATCTGTAACCTCACCAGCAAGTACATATGTTGGATCTCCAGGTGCTAAATGTATTAATATGAATGTAACTACTATAACTCCAAAGAATAGAGCTATATAGAGAATCGCCCTCCTAAGAATAAATGATCTAATAGCTGACAATTATAAGCCCCTGCTATAGTAAATAATACGTCTTAATATATTCTTCTAAAACATAACAGCTATAAAAATTACCACGGATAGAAACCTGCATAATTCAAGACACTAGGATAAGAAATAGAGCTATTCCTCCTTAATAATAAAACACATTTTGAAGCACAAAGGAAATTCTAGTAACGAGTCACAGCTAAGCCTATAGAGACCCTCCTACTTTTAAAGATGCTAAGAAGATCTAGAGTTAGAATCAATTTCTATAAGCTAGTTGTCCTGCTCGATTTGATTTAAAAGGGTATTCACGTAATTCCACTTGGTGCTTCTATGGTTCTTCTGATTTCTGAGGGGGATGTTCTAAGGCTCTTGGATTTTAGCGATGCTATTGAGGCTATTGAAAATGCTACTCGTATGCAGTCTGAGGGTGTTGCCCATGTTAATCCAAGGTCTAGGGTTTATTCTAAGTCCTCTGTGCTTCATGTTATGTCATCTACTATCGAGCCTCTGGGTGTTAGTGGTGTTAAGGCCTATCTCTCTACCCCTGCCAGGACTGTTTTTGTGATCCTCCTATATAGTATCGAGGATTCTAGGTTGTTGGCTGTGATTGAGGGTGATATTCTGAGTAGGATTAGGACTGGGGCTGCGAGTGCCCTTGCAACTAGGTATCTAGCTAGAAGGGGTGCCTCTAGGCTTGGGATCATTGGTTCTGGGAGGCAGGCATATACACAGGCTCTAGCTATTGCCAAGGTTATGGATCCCGAGAGAATCCTTATATACTCCCTCAACAGGGATCACGCGGATTCCATGGCTAGAAAGCTCTCTGAGAAGGGTTTGAAGGCCCTTGTAGCCCAGAGCTATAGGGAGGTTATAAGCTCGAGCGATGTGATCTCAACAGCTACAAACTCTAGAGAGCCCTTTGTAAGGGCTGAGTGGGTTGAAAAGGGCTCCCATATAAACCTCGTGGGATCTAACCACCCCTCGAGATCGGAGGCCTATCCAGAGGTATTCCAAAAAGCAGATCTGGTTGTAACTGATAACAAGGAGCAGGCCCAGAGAGAGTCTGGGGATATAATAAATGCTGTGAGCACGGGCTATATATCGTGGGACAGGGTTTACGAGCTCTGGGAGGTTGTTACTGGCAGGGTTGGCAGGGGCTCTGAGGATGATATAACGATCTTCAAGTCCCACGGAATAGCACTATGGGATGTAGCTGTTGCAAAGCTAGTCTATGACAGGGCTAGGGAGAGGGGGTTGGGGAGGGAGGTTGAGTTCAAGGGCTACTGGGAGGATAGGTTCTTCTAACACAGTTATAAGCCCTCTAACACCTGAGGCAATGGGATAGAATCTATTTGAAGATGAAGATCCCAGCAGACTATAGATTCATGAGGACATCAGATAGAGAGCTAGCAGTATCCGAGATGTTCAAGAGCTACCAGGGGGAGGGGCCCACAGCTGGCTACCCAGCTATATTCCTAAGACTCCAGGGATGCAACCTACTATGTAGATGGTGTGATACAATAGATATATGGGTTAGGGGTGAGATATACAGCATAGATCATATACTAGATATGTGGGAGGCGAGAGGCTGGATCAAGGATCTATTGAATGGATATATGCTAGTAATAACAGGTGGAGAACCCCTCATGAGGCAGAGCTCAATAACAACCCTTCTAAAAACATTTATAGAGAGATATGGCTTCAAACCAAGGGTAGAGATCGAGACGAACGGCACTATAGAGCCTCGGAGAGAGCTGATAGAGCTTGTAGATCAGTTCAACGTATCACCAAAACTATCCAACTCAGGTATGCCCCTCAGCATAAGATATAGAGAAGCCCCTCTGAGAACCCTGGTAAATAGTGGGAAGGCGATATTCAAATTCGTAGTTATGGATGAGAGCGATATAGAGGAGGTTCTCTGGTACATAGATAGCGTGCCACTGCCAAGGGATAGGGTGTACTTAATGCCTGAGTCCAGATCCAGGGAGGAGTATCTCTCTAGGGTGGAGATGGTTGAGAAGCTATGCAGAGAATATGGTTTCAAGCTATCTCCAAGGCTACACCTGGTATATGGGTGGAAATAGTATATAGAGCTGAATAAGGGCTAGAATAGTTATAGAGGATCCAATGAGATCTGAGAGCCCCTAGAATAAAATATTTTAAGTCAATGTTTTGTGTAGAGGCTGAATGGGATGAGATACGATATAGTTATTAAAAATGGAATCATAGTCGATGGAACAGGATCCCCTCCCTTCAGAGCTGATATAGGTATTGTTGGTGATACTATAGCGGCTATAAAGGATCTCTCAGGCGTAGAAGCAGAGATCACTATAGATGCTAGGGGCCTCTATATATCACCTGGATTTATCGATATCCATAACCACAGCGATCTATCGATAATGGAGATCCCGACTGCGGATAACTATGTGTTGCAGGGAGTCACTACGATTGTAACGGGTAACTGTGGATCCTCGCCAGCCCCTCTAAGCGATCTAAATAGGGATGAGTATACGAAGAATGTTAACAGAATACATCCGAATATAGATATTAGATGGAGGAGCTTCGGAGAATACCTAGACGCTCTTGAAGATGTAGAGCCTGGCATCAACATCGCCCCTCTAGTTGGGCATGGAGCCATAAGATCAGCTGTTCTGGGCTATAGCGATATAAAGCCTAGCGAGA contains:
- a CDS encoding ABC transporter permease — encoded protein: MSAIRSFILRRAILYIALFFGVIVVTFILIHLAPGDPTYVLAGEVTDEKFIRSVREKFGLDKPLHEQLLIYIGNVLRGDLGYSYLRSEPVVSLIISRIPATFLLVFSAMAIASALGIFLGVLAASRKGAIDTFISITSIVGISIPYFWLGQIMLIAFAVYLGLFPTGGMTSVRGSYEGILYYIDILYHLFLPATTLAIFNIAYVTKITRGAIINELAQDYITTVRAIGMSEKKILYRYALRGALIPITTFIGFNTGVLLVGAIVTETVFSWPGMGSLLYSSLKLRDYPVMLGIFIYGSLIIIIANFIVDLLYMILDPRTRRGV
- a CDS encoding 7-carboxy-7-deazaguanine synthase QueE; its protein translation is MKIPADYRFMRTSDRELAVSEMFKSYQGEGPTAGYPAIFLRLQGCNLLCRWCDTIDIWVRGEIYSIDHILDMWEARGWIKDLLNGYMLVITGGEPLMRQSSITTLLKTFIERYGFKPRVEIETNGTIEPRRELIELVDQFNVSPKLSNSGMPLSIRYREAPLRTLVNSGKAIFKFVVMDESDIEEVLWYIDSVPLPRDRVYLMPESRSREEYLSRVEMVEKLCREYGFKLSPRLHLVYGWK
- a CDS encoding ornithine cyclodeaminase family protein, with the protein product MVLLISEGDVLRLLDFSDAIEAIENATRMQSEGVAHVNPRSRVYSKSSVLHVMSSTIEPLGVSGVKAYLSTPARTVFVILLYSIEDSRLLAVIEGDILSRIRTGAASALATRYLARRGASRLGIIGSGRQAYTQALAIAKVMDPERILIYSLNRDHADSMARKLSEKGLKALVAQSYREVISSSDVISTATNSREPFVRAEWVEKGSHINLVGSNHPSRSEAYPEVFQKADLVVTDNKEQAQRESGDIINAVSTGYISWDRVYELWEVVTGRVGRGSEDDITIFKSHGIALWDVAVAKLVYDRARERGLGREVEFKGYWEDRFF